CAACAGAGACGGAAAGATCTCGTGTGACGAACTTCAGGCTTACTTCATGTCGATAGGGGAATCCATGTCCAATGCAGAGGCTCAGAGTGTGATCAACGAATTTGATAACGATGGTGACAACTTATTGGAGTTTGAAGACTTTGTGAAATTGATGGGGAGGGAGGGTGATGCCGACGATGATGATCTTAAAGGGGCTTTTGAGATGTTTGAAGTTGATAAAGGTTGTGGCTGCATAACACCAAAAGGGTTGCAGAATATGTTCAATCGACTAGGTGAAGCCAGATCCTATGATGAGTGTGTGTCCATGATTGGAGTCTTTGATCTTGACGGAAATGGAATCCTTGATTTTAATGAATTTCTCAAGATGATGATTTCAACTTAAAATGAATTTCTCAAGATATAGCCGTTTGTGCGTCCTGAGAGTGTGT
The window above is part of the Prunus dulcis chromosome 1, ALMONDv2, whole genome shotgun sequence genome. Proteins encoded here:
- the LOC117615177 gene encoding probable calcium-binding protein CML41, producing the protein MKIMHRESKLFKWFSNSKNFKLTLPFLRSKPKSQSPCPTQNQNSSIAKDDELAKVFDHFDTNRDGKISCDELQAYFMSIGESMSNAEAQSVINEFDNDGDNLLEFEDFVKLMGREGDADDDDLKGAFEMFEVDKGCGCITPKGLQNMFNRLGEARSYDECVSMIGVFDLDGNGILDFNEFLKMMIST